A region from the Bacillus sp. Marseille-P3661 genome encodes:
- a CDS encoding DUF6044 family protein, which translates to MQASKERLHLIYAVLLIIVYLSPLYILGENAHIRDHDNLDSNIAWYKVLVNSGELFGGLDATVQQIINGQLSRGAYGSEYTGIVWLHVWFPSMLAYAISQTITRVFAFLGMYLLLRDHFIKDNSAYFIRIGVALAFALTPFWPSGMLSTLGHPLALWAFLNIRARNHSWKDWLTLGLLPIYSSIVLGFVFFLVMVSILWIRDIIVKRDINLVFLGSIIFMTAVFFVVDYRLFYSLIIPHEPTQRSEFISSRHEFWRSLRLTFKNYVLGHHHVMTVHTFVILPLSFVALWIVLWTKRWRRHRIFISLMLINLVLSAWYAFWFNKIWIPVKETFDIAVTFNFARFHFLRPLVIYLIFALSCLILWHHRHRWHRLVKGLIIAQVVILFLCNEEFVFRVLGTPSFKEYYATEQFTEIRDYINLPQHSYRVASIGLHPAIAQYNGFFTIDTYNNFYPLSYKYKFRKIIEKELAKNHQLQEYFDEWGSRCYIFVDELGKKYDFRKDSNKVIKNLQLNTNVFKQMGGKFIISSVPIENAQSNNLLLLKAFEHGDSAWKIYLYQVAA; encoded by the coding sequence ATGCAAGCATCAAAAGAAAGGCTGCACTTAATATATGCTGTACTATTAATTATTGTATATCTATCACCCTTGTATATATTAGGAGAGAACGCCCATATTCGGGACCACGATAATTTGGATTCGAATATTGCTTGGTATAAGGTTCTAGTTAACAGTGGAGAATTATTTGGAGGTTTAGATGCAACTGTTCAACAGATCATCAATGGCCAATTATCGAGAGGTGCTTATGGTTCTGAATATACGGGGATTGTTTGGCTGCATGTATGGTTTCCATCGATGCTGGCTTATGCAATAAGTCAAACAATTACCCGAGTATTTGCATTTTTAGGAATGTATTTATTATTAAGGGATCATTTTATAAAAGATAACAGCGCCTACTTTATTCGAATTGGAGTAGCATTAGCCTTTGCGCTTACCCCATTTTGGCCGTCAGGGATGTTAAGTACACTTGGACATCCTCTTGCTTTATGGGCATTTTTGAACATCAGGGCAAGGAATCATTCATGGAAAGACTGGTTAACATTAGGATTGTTGCCCATCTATTCAAGCATTGTTCTTGGCTTCGTCTTTTTCCTTGTTATGGTAAGTATCTTATGGATTCGTGATATTATAGTCAAACGGGATATAAACCTAGTGTTTCTAGGTAGTATTATTTTTATGACCGCCGTCTTTTTTGTGGTCGACTATCGCTTGTTTTATTCTTTAATTATTCCGCATGAGCCTACCCAGCGAAGTGAATTTATTTCATCAAGGCACGAGTTTTGGCGTTCGCTGCGTCTTACATTTAAAAATTATGTTCTCGGGCATCATCATGTTATGACTGTACATACGTTTGTCATTTTGCCGCTATCCTTTGTAGCGCTTTGGATTGTATTATGGACCAAACGTTGGAGGAGACATAGAATTTTTATTAGTTTAATGCTGATCAACTTAGTTCTATCTGCATGGTACGCTTTTTGGTTTAATAAAATATGGATTCCAGTCAAGGAAACATTCGATATTGCGGTTACATTCAATTTTGCACGCTTTCACTTTTTAAGACCGCTTGTAATTTATTTAATTTTTGCATTGTCTTGTTTAATCCTTTGGCATCATAGACATAGATGGCATCGATTAGTAAAAGGATTGATAATTGCCCAGGTTGTCATTCTTTTTCTGTGCAATGAGGAATTTGTTTTTCGAGTGTTAGGGACGCCATCCTTTAAAGAATATTATGCAACAGAACAGTTTACAGAAATACGGGACTATATCAATCTGCCGCAGCATTCCTATCGGGTTGCAAGTATTGGACTTCATCCTGCCATCGCCCAATATAATGGCTTTTTCACAATCGATACATATAATAATTTTTATCCACTTTCATACAAGTATAAATTTCGAAAAATTATTGAAAAAGAATTAGCTAAAAATCACCAACTTCAGGAATATTTTGATGAATGGGGAAGCCGCTGCTATATATTTGTTGATGAGCTCGGTAAAAAATATGACTTCAGAAAAGACTCGAACAAAGTTATTAAAAATTTGCAATTAAATACAAATGTATTTAAACAAATGGGAGGAAAGTTTATAATTTCTTCTGTACCAATTGAAAATGCGCAATCAAACAACCTACTGTTATTGAAAGCCTTTGAACATGGAGACTCAGCGTGGAAAATTTATTTATATCAAGTCGCTGCTTAA